A portion of the Rhinolophus sinicus isolate RSC01 linkage group LG16, ASM3656204v1, whole genome shotgun sequence genome contains these proteins:
- the LOC109433881 gene encoding prostate and testis expressed protein 3, producing MDKYLLLVVSLLCFFEAVTPLRCITCHLLTKTERCRRGFGVCVAQENETCMMLKIYRDSILQLSYLLCQKFCRDLTFHLNNQTYVHKCCNHNYCNFKI from the exons ATGGACAAATACCTCTTGTTGGTCGTCTCCCTCCTCTGCTTCTTTGAGG CAGTGACACCCCTGAGGTGCATCACGTGCCATCTTCTCACGAAGACAGAGCGCTGTAGAAGAGGCTTTGGTGTTTGTGttgctcaggagaatgagacaTGCATGATGTTAAAGATTTACAGGG ATTCTATTCTCCAGTTATCATATTTGCTGTGTCAGAAATTCTGCAGAGACTTGACATTTCATCTCAACAATCAGACTTATGTTCACAAATGCTGCAACCATAATTACTGTAACTTCAAAATCTAA
- the PUS3 gene encoding tRNA pseudouridine(38/39) synthase, giving the protein MAENDTDRIQTEKLLKRVQELEQEVQRLKKKQANSKDSNVRENSSGAGKAKRAFDFSAHGRRHVALKIAYLGWGYQGFASQENTNNTIEEKLFEALTKTRLIESRQTSNYHRCGRTDKGVSAFGQVISLDLRSHFPKGRDSEDFNLKDEVNSAAKEIRYTHILNRVLPPDIRVLAWAPVEPSFSARFSCLERTYHYFFPRADLDIVTMNRAAQKYIGTHDFRNLCKMDVANGVINFQRTILSAQIQLVGQSLAEERWQEPFQLCQFEVIGQAFLYHQVRCMMAILFLIGQGMEKPEIIDELLNIEKNPQKPQYSMAVEFPLVLYDCKFESIKWIYDREVHEFNVTHLQQQWANQAVKTHMLYSMLQGLDSVAGPCGTGPKMDGEIDWRNVKPSVIKQTSAFVEGVKVRTYKPLMDRPKCHGLESRIQHFVRRGRIEQPHEEQTKAKRDCNDTPEEENTILEKPTKRVCVDT; this is encoded by the exons ATGGCTGAAAACGACACAGACAGAATCCAGACTGAGAAACTCCTAAAAAGAGTACAAGAACTGGAGCAAGAGGtacaaagacttaaaaaaaaacaagccaaCAGCAAGGACTCAAATGTTAGAGAAAATTCTTCAGGAGCTGGAAAAGCTAAGCGTGCATTTGATTTCAGTGCTCATGGTCGAAGACATGTAGCCCTAAAGATAGCCTATCTGGGCTGGGGATACCAGGGCTTTGCCAGTCAGGAAAACACAAACAATACCATTGAAGAGAAACTGTTTGAGGCTCTAACCAAGACCCGACTAATAGAAAGCAGACAGACATCCAACTATCACCGGTGTGGGCGAACAGATAAAGGAGTTAGCGCCTTTGGACAG GTGATTTCTCTTGACCTTCGTTCTCACTTCCCAAAGGGCAGGGATTCAGAGGATTTTAATCTAAAAGATGAAGTCAACAGCGCTGCTAAAGAGATCCGTTATACCCACATTCTCAATCGGGTGCTCCCTCCAGACATCCGGGTACTGGCGTGGGCCCCTGTAGAACCTAGCTTTAGTGCTAGGTTCAGCTGTCTTGAGCGGACTTACCACTATTTTTTCCCTCGGGCTGACTTAGATATTGTAACCATGAACCGTGCAGCTCAGAAGTACATCGGCACACATGATTTTAGGAACTTATGTAAAATGGATGTAGCCAACGGAGTGATTAATTTTCAGAGGACTATTCTGTCTGCTCAAATACAGCTAGTGGGCCAGAGTCTGGCAGAGGAGAGATGGCAAGAACCTTTCCAGTTATGTCAGTTTGAAGTGATTGGCCAGGCGTTCCTTTATCATCAAGTCCGTTGTATGATGGCTATCCTTTTTCTAATTGGCCAAGGAATGGAGAAGCCAGAGATTATCGATGAACTGCTAAACATAGAGAAGAATCCCCAGAAACCTCAATACAg TATGGCTGTAGAATTTCCTCTAGTCTTGTATGACTGTAAGTTTGAAAGTATCAAGTGGATCTATGACCGGGAAGTTCATGAGTTCAACGTTACCCACCTACAACAACAGTGGGCTAATCAAGCTGTTAAGACTCACATGTTGTATAGTATGCTGCAAGGACTCGACTCTGTTGCAGGACCCTGTGGGACAG GACCTAAGATGGATGGAGAGATAGACTGGAGAAATGTTAAGCCCTCTGTCATAAAGCAGACAAGTGCCTTTGTAGAAGGAGTGAAAGTACGCACATATAAGCCCCTAATGGATCGTCCGAAATGCCATGGATTAGAATCCCGGATCCAGCATTTTGTACGTAGGGGACGCATCGAACAGCCACATGAGgaacaaacaaaagccaaaaggGACTGTAATGACACACCAGAGGAAGAAAATACTATTTTGGAGAAACCAACAAAGAGAGTCTGTGTTGATACCTAA